The genomic window GAACTGTTCATAGATCTTCTTAGCCTTTGAAGCCCTTCTGTGAGAACATCTGATCTTCTTGTAGTCCTCACAGGTCAGCCAGAACTCAATATTCTCGTCACTGAATTCGGATTTCAGGAATGCATGAAATGTAACCAAGCCACCTGTAAATATAACATCAGGACTTATTAGCACAATGTAATTCAAAGCAATACATTTCATACCtaaggacatttttgtttctgtataGAAATGAATCAATAATATACATgtagacattattattattattattattattattattattattattattattatttggatgtGTGGAGGTGAAATTCTTGTAATGATCttgtaattaacatttaaatgtttatacatttatttgacttgATATCCTTTCTACAGTTCTGTTTACTACAATAGTATACCCTTTCAGAAACATTCTTTACAATGAATGCACACACAATGCTTACTTTTCGATTCGAGTAGCTTCTCCAGTGATTGAGACCACATCAGGACTTCATCTGGATTATGCCTGGTGGGAACAAAATTAAGCAGCTATTAGATACACAgatagagaaattaaaataacaagtcTTCAATGGACACACTCGTTATACTGTGAAATGCATCACCAACATATAATACTTACTTTACGTGTTTAGAAAGATCAGTACTGGCTGGTGTGCTTGAAAACACGCACTGCAAACGGCTCATGAAGTCCTTGCCACTGCAAAGAGAACGagaacaaaacattttagaataGTGCAGTATTTCACACAGATGAATGAAAAATAttaaccatcatttatacaaaaactgcaatttacacgattaataaatattaaatatagatTTATCTTAATACAAGTAATACTGATCATTGTGACAATATTGCATGCATTTGTCCTAGATTacattatttagcatttatgaAAGACACCAATTACATTTATTGTTCTATTAATTCCCTAAACTAAAATATTAAAGCTCAATAAATGTCAAAGCACCTGATATGCACAGGTGCAAAACTGTATAgcttctactactacttcttAAACAGAAAATCATGCACAATCCAAGTAGTTTGTTCAAAACTGCCCAATAAGTAATATCAACTTACAAATTCTTAGTTTTCCTCCTGTCGCCCTGTTCCATGTTAATGTAGTCGGAGTCTTTCAGTGGTGCTGTAACTGTCTGAGCAAACAATAATCCTTTCATTTTGAGTAGTCCACTTTGATTCCCGGAGCTCAGCTCTTGCTGCTTGTCCAACCCAATCTGTCTGCCGAAGGATCTCCAGACGTCCTTTTATACACAGCTCAGTTGCTATGGCTAGAATGAAACAGCACCAGTTCATACTGAACTCACCACAAAAAGGGGAAGTAGGCTTTTTCAGTCTAGTGATGACGTGAGCACGACTTGAGCAGCGTGATGCCTTGtgctttcaaattcaaaacctGCTCTGTTAACCATATTTCGAGATAGGGACCATGCAAATGTGGCAGTGAAAAACAAAGTGAACAAAAGATATGCAAATGCTGACCTTTCTGCTTTTGCTTAGTCCAGCTAACtgtttaatttataaaataaaccaaatttTTATAAGACTGAACTTTCTCTGTTTAGGGGTGTAAACTGATATATTAGGTATACAATAACTAATGGAAAGCTACACAGCCCATATGTTGCTATAATCACGCCATATCACAAGAATTCAACACTAATATATGTTAAAAGTCGCAAGAACATTCAGTTGGAAGAAGAATCCAACAAATCATGAGGCTACCCCACAAGACCCATGTGTGAGTGGAGTGTCACATGAGAGGAGCAAGTTTTGTGTGGGCTAAATTCAACCTTCAAAAACAGGAAGCCATTCAGCACACGTGGAAACTGTGGTATTACTTTAGGGTCAGTGTGAAACATGAAGGCATAATGGACCACATAACACAATGAACAAATTCTATCGATATCTTTCCATTTCTAAAGGAAAATCTTAAACAGGGgcattctgtttgttttcattaggAAAAGATCTATAAGGAGAAGCTATAACAAATTTACCTTGGAAAATACAGTTATTACAGTATGTTCTATTCTATCcacatgtaaatatttgttgtaATTTTCATGTACTTATTTCcatacttaataaataaaacataacaaaagtTGATCAGTTTATCTAAAAgactatatatatgtgtgtgtgtgtgtgtgtgtgtgtgtgtgtgtgtgtgtgtgtgtgtagtgcagaATACTAAGGTTAGTGTTTGTGTAGGTTAGTGGGTTAGTGTATGTGTACTGTTTAATGAGACTAGGTTTTTATGCATCAAAGATGAGTGATAATACATGTAAAGTAGTTGGATGATGAATTGGAGAGCTGCTCGTCAGCTGGGTGCAGGAGCGTGAAGCTTGATAAGAGATAAATAGCAATGCCAGGTGTAATTAAAACTCAAGGTAGCATTTACTTGACATGCATGACTGTAGGGAAGTTTGGCCTGCACAAAGTGGGTGAATTTAATAGTGTCAGTAAGTTCCAATGGTGGTGAGACTTGTTTCCACCGCTAGACACAAACAGTGTATGAAAATATACAGTAGCTATCAATGTCTGTTAGTGTGACAGGCgattcaaaaataaatgtactctaTTTCATTCACTTCCTTTTCATTGCTATGGAGTCTCCAgtgcaagaaaacaacaacactgcagGCGATCGCATGCGAGATCTATGCTTTC from Amia ocellicauda isolate fAmiCal2 chromosome 19, fAmiCal2.hap1, whole genome shotgun sequence includes these protein-coding regions:
- the LOC136714490 gene encoding regulator of G-protein signaling 21, which codes for MKGLLFAQTVTAPLKDSDYINMEQGDRRKTKNFGKDFMSRLQCVFSSTPASTDLSKHVKHNPDEVLMWSQSLEKLLESKSGLVTFHAFLKSEFSDENIEFWLTCEDYKKIRCSHRRASKAKKIYEQFIVAEAPKEINIDHQTRETIKAKVQTPTKTCFDEAQKIVYGLMERDSYPRFLKSDIYKSLSSKPLPGSVKG